The following proteins come from a genomic window of Terribacillus aidingensis:
- the fetB gene encoding iron export ABC transporter permease subunit FetB: MNALALLLTLLFVLIPLFLSKTLQLGLEKDTVIATVRSIIQLFAVGYVLQFIFDSGNILYIFLMVALMIGAAVQNARKKGASIRGITWKLVLTFIVIEVLTQGILLGLQITPPTAQYIIPLSGMVIGNSMVLGILFLNRFTSEVASRREETELILSLGGTPKQAIQRSLLASIKASTIPTIESQKTIGLVQLPGMMSGQIIAGADPLQAVMFQLLILFLLLTTAIVTSTLLGFLSYPTKFNERMQVID; this comes from the coding sequence ATGAATGCACTTGCTTTGTTACTCACTCTGTTATTTGTCCTTATTCCACTTTTCTTATCTAAGACATTACAACTGGGACTCGAAAAAGATACGGTCATTGCAACAGTCCGTTCCATTATCCAGCTGTTTGCAGTTGGCTATGTGCTGCAGTTTATCTTCGATTCCGGTAATATCCTTTATATTTTCCTGATGGTGGCGCTCATGATCGGTGCAGCAGTACAAAATGCAAGAAAAAAAGGAGCATCTATCAGAGGCATTACATGGAAACTGGTGCTTACATTCATTGTAATCGAAGTACTGACACAAGGGATTCTTTTAGGACTTCAGATTACTCCTCCAACTGCACAATATATCATCCCATTAAGCGGAATGGTTATAGGGAATTCTATGGTGCTAGGTATTTTGTTTTTGAATCGCTTCACTTCAGAAGTGGCGTCCAGAAGAGAGGAAACAGAGCTTATCCTTTCATTGGGCGGCACACCGAAGCAAGCAATTCAACGCTCCCTGCTGGCATCCATTAAGGCAAGTACTATTCCCACGATAGAAAGCCAAAAAACGATTGGGCTAGTTCAGCTGCCAGGTATGATGAGCGGTCAAATCATTGCCGGAGCAGATCCGCTCCAGGCAGTTATGTTCCAGCTCCTGATTCTCTTCCTGCTGCTTACAACAGCCATTGTGACAAGTACCCTGCTAGGCTTCTTGTCTTATCCAACGAAGTTTAATGAACGAATGCAGGTTATAGATTAG
- the tsaD gene encoding tRNA (adenosine(37)-N6)-threonylcarbamoyltransferase complex transferase subunit TsaD, translating into MKTSELILAIETSCDETAAAVIEGGRIIRSNVVASQIESHKRFGGVVPEIASRHHVEQITLVIEEAIEQAGIQKEELDAIAVTQGPGLIGALLVGVNAAKALAFSIGKPLIGVHHIAGHIYANRLEQEFEFPLLALVVSGGHTELVLMKEHGSFEVIGETRDDAAGEAYDKVARTLQLPYPGGPRIDKLAAEGEQSIDFPRAWLEPESYDFSFSGLKSAVINTLHNAKQKGQTLEPADVAASFQASVVDVLVGKTIRAAEAFGAKQVIVAGGVAANRGLRTSLEEVFADKQAELLIPPLALCTDNAAMIGAAASILYQQEKFADLSMNAKASMPL; encoded by the coding sequence ATGAAAACATCAGAACTTATCTTAGCTATAGAAACAAGCTGTGATGAAACAGCCGCAGCAGTCATCGAAGGAGGCAGGATCATCAGATCCAATGTTGTTGCTTCCCAAATCGAGAGCCATAAGCGTTTTGGCGGTGTTGTTCCGGAAATTGCGTCCAGGCACCATGTGGAACAGATTACGCTCGTCATTGAAGAGGCTATCGAGCAAGCTGGAATCCAGAAAGAAGAATTGGATGCCATTGCTGTGACTCAGGGACCTGGTCTTATCGGTGCATTGCTTGTCGGGGTGAATGCCGCCAAAGCGCTGGCATTCTCCATCGGCAAACCGCTGATTGGCGTCCACCACATAGCAGGACATATCTATGCCAACCGTTTGGAGCAGGAGTTCGAGTTCCCGCTGCTGGCATTGGTCGTTTCTGGCGGTCATACAGAGCTTGTTCTTATGAAAGAACATGGCAGCTTTGAAGTAATCGGGGAGACCCGTGACGATGCAGCTGGTGAGGCTTATGACAAGGTAGCCAGGACATTGCAGCTGCCTTATCCAGGAGGCCCACGCATTGATAAGCTGGCAGCAGAAGGCGAGCAATCGATCGATTTCCCTCGTGCTTGGCTCGAGCCGGAGAGCTATGATTTCAGCTTTTCAGGTTTGAAGTCTGCGGTCATCAACACATTGCATAATGCTAAGCAAAAAGGACAAACGTTGGAGCCAGCAGATGTCGCCGCAAGCTTCCAAGCCAGCGTAGTGGATGTGCTTGTAGGGAAGACAATCCGAGCGGCCGAAGCATTTGGTGCTAAGCAAGTCATTGTTGCAGGTGGTGTTGCTGCTAATAGAGGGCTGCGCACTTCATTGGAAGAAGTGTTTGCGGACAAGCAAGCTGAACTGCTTATCCCGCCGCTTGCTTTATGCACGGATAACGCAGCCATGATTGGGGCAGCTGCATCCATTCTTTATCAGCAAGAGAAATTCGCTGATCTATCAATGAATGCCAAGGCATCCATGCCGTTATAA
- the tsaE gene encoding tRNA (adenosine(37)-N6)-threonylcarbamoyltransferase complex ATPase subunit type 1 TsaE — MTQIIKKMHTIEDTNSFGRKLAELLQPGDMITMEGDLGAGKTTLTKAIGAGLGVKRTINSPTFTIIKEYEGRLPLYHMDVYRLEDSDEDIGFEEYFSGEGVSIVEWAQFIEDYLPKERLELTLKHDGEARTVLLQPIGERYEKLCKELTE, encoded by the coding sequence ATGACCCAAATTATAAAGAAGATGCATACAATAGAAGATACCAATTCGTTTGGCCGAAAGCTTGCCGAACTGCTTCAGCCTGGAGATATGATCACGATGGAAGGAGACCTTGGTGCAGGAAAGACGACACTGACTAAAGCAATTGGTGCAGGTCTAGGAGTGAAACGGACGATAAACAGTCCTACTTTCACTATCATCAAGGAATATGAAGGACGTCTGCCGCTATATCATATGGATGTTTACCGGTTAGAGGACAGCGATGAAGATATCGGTTTCGAGGAATATTTTTCAGGGGAGGGTGTTTCCATTGTGGAATGGGCACAATTCATTGAAGATTACTTGCCTAAAGAACGACTGGAGCTTACGCTCAAGCATGATGGAGAAGCAAGAACAGTCTTGCTGCAGCCGATTGGTGAACGTTATGAAAAGCTTTGTAAGGAGTTAACGGAATGA
- a CDS encoding phosphate ABC transporter ATP-binding protein, whose protein sequence is MEHQEAITLENVTYETEKNHIIHDITGAFTKGKITAIIGPSGAGKTTLFRLCNGLLSPSGGNILIDGKEIVTFDPVSLRRHVGIVLQQAIMLEGSVRDNLALPLQLSEKELSDDEAERMIQLVGLEPDILNQNSRDLSGGQKQKVSIARTLLNEPGILLLDEITSSLDRVSRQDIENLMKRVNRENGTTIIWITHNLEQAKTVADEVWVMINGTIAEAGPIAILDHPENDAVKHFVMEEEK, encoded by the coding sequence ATGGAGCATCAAGAAGCCATCACATTAGAGAATGTGACGTATGAAACGGAGAAAAACCATATCATCCATGATATTACAGGTGCGTTCACAAAGGGGAAGATTACAGCAATAATCGGCCCATCAGGCGCAGGGAAAACGACACTTTTTCGATTATGCAATGGATTACTGTCACCCTCAGGCGGAAATATCCTGATTGATGGGAAGGAAATCGTAACGTTTGATCCTGTGAGCTTACGTCGTCATGTCGGTATTGTTCTCCAACAAGCAATCATGCTTGAAGGAAGCGTTCGTGATAATCTGGCATTGCCATTACAGCTCTCTGAAAAGGAGCTGTCTGATGATGAGGCAGAGCGGATGATACAGTTGGTAGGCTTGGAACCTGATATCTTGAATCAGAATAGCAGGGATTTATCAGGCGGGCAGAAGCAGAAGGTCTCTATTGCTAGAACACTGCTGAATGAGCCGGGGATTTTACTGCTGGATGAAATCACCTCTTCCTTGGATCGAGTTTCTAGGCAGGATATTGAGAATCTGATGAAGCGGGTCAATAGAGAGAATGGAACGACGATCATCTGGATCACGCATAACTTGGAACAAGCAAAAACGGTTGCAGATGAAGTCTGGGTCATGATAAATGGCACGATTGCCGAAGCAGGACCGATTGCCATACTTGACCATCCAGAGAATGATGCCGTTAAGCACTTTGTCATGGAGGAGGAAAAATGA
- the tsaB gene encoding tRNA (adenosine(37)-N6)-threonylcarbamoyltransferase complex dimerization subunit type 1 TsaB: MNILAMDTSNQLLGVAIVKDGVTLGEHVMHGHRDHSVRLLPAIEQLMKETKTTPADLDRIVVGQGPGSYTGVRISMSTAKTMAWALGIDVIGVSSLEGLAHQGELFSGYICPFFDARRGQVYTALYTSNSDSFEQVEETVNPLFSNWLEQLREKGERILFLSPDIDMYRSMIMEVLGDQAVIPEAAVHYARPSVLAQIGAARKTDDVHQIVPNYVRVTEAESNWLKQQEQQK, from the coding sequence ATGAATATATTAGCTATGGATACTTCCAATCAGCTGCTTGGAGTAGCGATTGTGAAAGATGGAGTGACACTAGGCGAACATGTCATGCATGGACACCGTGATCACTCAGTTCGATTGCTTCCGGCAATCGAGCAATTGATGAAGGAAACAAAAACGACTCCTGCTGATCTAGATCGAATTGTCGTTGGACAGGGACCTGGCTCATACACAGGTGTCCGAATCAGTATGTCAACTGCAAAAACAATGGCATGGGCACTTGGCATCGACGTTATCGGTGTTTCAAGTCTGGAAGGTCTTGCACATCAAGGAGAGCTATTCTCAGGGTATATCTGTCCTTTCTTCGATGCACGCAGAGGTCAAGTATATACGGCCCTGTACACCAGTAATAGTGATTCATTTGAACAAGTAGAAGAAACCGTCAATCCGCTATTCTCAAATTGGCTGGAACAGCTGCGGGAAAAAGGGGAAAGGATATTGTTTCTAAGCCCTGATATCGACATGTATCGCAGTATGATCATGGAAGTACTGGGTGATCAAGCCGTAATCCCGGAAGCAGCTGTACATTATGCTCGTCCCTCTGTACTTGCTCAAATAGGAGCGGCAAGGAAAACAGATGATGTACACCAAATCGTACCGAATTATGTTCGTGTGACAGAGGCGGAATCAAATTGGCTAAAGCAGCAGGAGCAGCAGAAGTGA
- a CDS encoding redox-sensing transcriptional repressor Rex gives MYMDQNKIPKATAKRLPLYYRFLNSLHLQGKTRVSSKELSESVKVDSATIRRDFSYFGALGKKGYGYNVEYLLNFFRKTLDQDEITRVALIGVGNLGTAFLNYNFTKNNNTKIEMAFDTDPGKVDHNIGGVPVYHIDDLEQYISNVSAAILTVPAHAAQAITDRLVECGIAGILNFTPARIAVPSNIRVHHIDLAIELQSLVYFLKHY, from the coding sequence ATGTATATGGACCAAAATAAAATACCAAAAGCTACGGCAAAGCGGTTGCCGCTTTATTATCGATTTCTGAACAGTCTGCATCTGCAGGGGAAGACAAGAGTCTCTTCAAAAGAACTCAGTGAATCGGTTAAAGTAGACTCAGCTACAATCCGCCGGGACTTTTCCTATTTCGGAGCACTTGGTAAAAAAGGCTATGGTTATAATGTAGAGTACTTGCTGAACTTCTTCCGGAAAACACTAGATCAAGATGAGATCACAAGAGTGGCGCTCATCGGGGTCGGTAATCTTGGAACAGCTTTCCTGAATTATAACTTTACGAAGAATAACAATACAAAAATAGAAATGGCTTTCGATACGGATCCAGGAAAAGTTGATCATAATATCGGTGGTGTCCCTGTATACCATATCGACGATCTGGAACAATATATCAGCAATGTTAGTGCAGCGATCCTGACGGTGCCAGCGCATGCTGCACAAGCAATCACCGATCGTCTTGTCGAATGCGGTATTGCTGGAATCCTGAACTTTACGCCAGCGCGTATTGCGGTACCGAGCAATATTCGTGTTCACCATATCGATTTGGCTATTGAATTGCAGTCATTAGTTTATTTTTTGAAGCATTATTAA
- a CDS encoding ABC-F family ATP-binding cassette domain-containing protein: MILLQANNITKLFGADVILSNIKLEVQTQDRLAIVGRNGAGKSTLLKILAGELSYDEGNVFLAKDATLGYLEQHTGLESEKSILEEMKTVFADLIQQEEELRRLEERMGDPELISDDTAYQQLLTNYDTKQQAFRLNGGYQYEADIRSVLNGLRFGDKDLSTPIGSLSGGQKTRLALGKLLLQKPDVLILDEPTNHLDISTLDWLEGYLSSYQGAVVVVSHDRYFLDKTVNTVIEIAHNHSVRYKGNYSNYLEQKAANFERELKQYEKQQSEIKKMEEFVQKNIARATTTKRAQSRRKQLEKMERIDRPLHDASSAKLTFDIDRRSGNDVLKVKDLSYQYPESTSPVFEHVTFHMNRQDRIALTGPNGTGKTTLLKTIIGKLPAKSGHVELGTGVSIGYYDQEQTELHSSKSVLAELWDEYPLMDEKDIRTILGNFLFTGDDVLKVVNTLSGGEKARLALAKLMMQKSNLLIMDEPTNHLDLDSKEVLESALADYPGTILFVSHDRYFMNKVSTQVLEMADKQIISYLGNYDYFIEKKQEKQEIAALEASAAETKQTTVTQESKSSYHQDKAIKREIRKRERRISELEEKIAELETEIESNETLLTDPDIFQDYQKAQEITEKNEELQATLLEVMEEWETLSEEQESYTQD; this comes from the coding sequence ATGATTTTATTGCAAGCTAACAATATAACGAAACTATTTGGCGCAGACGTCATTTTATCTAATATAAAACTGGAAGTGCAAACACAGGACCGATTAGCCATTGTCGGACGAAACGGTGCAGGAAAATCGACCTTGCTGAAGATCCTTGCAGGGGAATTAAGCTATGACGAAGGAAATGTATTCTTAGCAAAGGATGCCACTCTTGGGTATTTGGAGCAGCATACCGGCTTGGAATCTGAAAAAAGCATCCTGGAAGAAATGAAAACTGTTTTCGCAGATCTTATACAGCAAGAGGAAGAGCTGCGCCGTCTGGAAGAAAGGATGGGAGATCCTGAACTTATTTCAGACGATACTGCCTACCAGCAGCTTCTAACCAATTATGATACAAAACAGCAGGCCTTCCGCTTGAACGGAGGCTATCAATATGAAGCAGATATCCGTTCTGTACTGAACGGTTTGAGATTCGGAGATAAGGACTTGTCCACACCGATAGGTTCATTAAGCGGCGGTCAAAAGACGCGACTTGCATTAGGTAAGCTTCTCCTCCAGAAACCAGACGTGTTAATACTGGATGAGCCGACTAACCACTTGGACATTTCTACCTTGGACTGGCTGGAAGGATATTTGAGCAGCTACCAGGGTGCTGTCGTAGTTGTATCGCACGACCGTTACTTTCTCGACAAAACCGTCAATACCGTCATTGAGATAGCTCATAATCACTCTGTTCGTTATAAAGGAAATTACAGTAATTATCTTGAACAGAAAGCTGCCAATTTCGAGCGGGAGCTGAAGCAATACGAGAAGCAGCAGTCCGAAATTAAAAAGATGGAAGAATTCGTCCAAAAGAACATCGCACGTGCCACAACGACAAAGCGCGCGCAAAGCAGACGCAAACAGCTGGAAAAGATGGAGAGAATCGATCGGCCGCTTCATGATGCATCTTCTGCGAAACTCACATTTGATATTGATCGGCGGAGCGGAAATGATGTATTAAAGGTAAAGGACTTGTCCTATCAGTATCCGGAAAGTACCTCCCCTGTCTTCGAACACGTTACCTTCCATATGAATCGTCAAGACCGCATTGCTCTTACTGGACCGAATGGAACTGGTAAGACGACTTTGCTCAAGACTATCATTGGAAAGCTGCCTGCTAAGTCCGGTCATGTGGAACTTGGGACAGGCGTCAGCATCGGCTATTACGACCAGGAGCAGACAGAATTGCATTCCTCGAAGAGTGTCCTTGCCGAGCTATGGGATGAGTATCCACTTATGGATGAAAAGGATATCCGCACAATTCTTGGCAATTTCCTGTTCACTGGCGATGATGTCCTCAAAGTCGTCAACACGCTAAGCGGTGGTGAAAAAGCACGTCTTGCCCTTGCGAAGCTGATGATGCAGAAATCAAATCTCTTGATCATGGATGAACCGACCAACCACCTTGATTTAGACAGCAAGGAAGTATTGGAAAGTGCATTAGCCGACTATCCGGGTACTATACTCTTTGTCTCACATGACCGATACTTCATGAATAAAGTTTCCACACAAGTACTGGAAATGGCGGACAAGCAGATTATATCCTACTTGGGCAACTATGATTATTTTATCGAAAAGAAACAAGAGAAGCAGGAAATTGCTGCTCTGGAGGCTTCTGCTGCAGAAACGAAACAAACAACTGTTACACAGGAGAGCAAATCCTCTTATCATCAAGATAAGGCAATAAAGCGGGAAATACGGAAACGGGAACGGCGCATTTCGGAGCTGGAAGAGAAGATAGCCGAACTGGAGACTGAGATTGAAAGCAATGAGACTTTGCTCACAGATCCGGACATTTTCCAGGATTATCAGAAGGCCCAGGAAATCACTGAAAAGAATGAGGAACTTCAGGCAACACTTCTGGAAGTGATGGAGGAATGGGAAACACTTAGCGAAGAACAAGAAAGTTATACACAAGACTAA
- the rimI gene encoding ribosomal protein S18-alanine N-acetyltransferase: protein MSAQVSVRPMRLADVPAVYTIETASFATPWTIDIFEREITENTFANYFVIESDGVIAGYCGMWLVIDEAQITNIAILPNFRGQKLGEKLFAHVMEQAILAGAYRLSLEVRVSNIPAQHLYRKFGLVPGGIRKNYYTDNQEDAIVMWVNL, encoded by the coding sequence GTGAGCGCACAGGTTTCCGTACGCCCGATGCGATTAGCCGATGTGCCAGCTGTTTATACAATCGAGACAGCATCTTTTGCAACTCCATGGACCATCGATATCTTTGAACGTGAGATAACGGAGAATACGTTTGCTAATTATTTTGTCATTGAAAGTGATGGTGTGATTGCTGGATATTGCGGGATGTGGCTCGTCATCGATGAAGCACAGATCACGAACATTGCTATCCTGCCGAATTTTCGAGGACAGAAACTGGGTGAGAAGCTATTTGCTCATGTGATGGAACAGGCAATACTTGCAGGGGCTTATCGTTTATCTCTTGAGGTACGTGTATCTAATATACCAGCACAGCATTTATATCGGAAATTTGGTTTAGTACCAGGCGGTATCCGAAAAAACTATTATACAGACAATCAGGAAGACGCGATTGTAATGTGGGTGAATTTATGA